Proteins encoded by one window of Puntigrus tetrazona isolate hp1 chromosome 17, ASM1883169v1, whole genome shotgun sequence:
- the LOC122362178 gene encoding transcriptional-regulating factor 1 isoform X4 gives MKMTENLYETNQFTNHTNGMYLFQHSPSTLGAPHYGVPNINSIQSSPMSPRLNHELLTSPGTPGHELSPMLEMPNSGGTWEYNQFGRTSSWGSSPHEELPETSRLYPFNITCQNNSSMTCKDNGSVPHPQRLDSFSKAFPAKNIQLLFDDGNRTNDKHPDNHISGVLHMPQTLPEASDRQPLESPVFNPMVIQGQCDQTGFLPSESQNSMHGLYQNHQQFHYGYQQQKQKLNNMEQVNRSLQKPQSSWHGYQSHPMPYPMALNQQQRGIFASKPHLDSHEPAQSPTYDHRQDFKVPEQQIFPYQDQQHLRSLSQPGNPYLAQDHMQSIPAKQNNMFNDARHSAPSTPVFSSPKEDQSSFNFPLRSEDLCSPLYQNKSAGGCKTLPQMTMRADIFHHHLTAHAPQWSQAPSPDIQDEAISPHFRAEPGLSREDGSHTKMRCTVCHREFKSLPALNGHMRSHGGLRTHSTPLKMQREGHIHLSETAQSNPIILPVSVPVKDYQTPNKLSLSHLCQQKDEEQSALIKSRAQSPLSLIKRSVSDGECAPKQVKKRYRHCLVPLMIPPPGAGQESRGAVLFRSQLRTASGLGDDVPYTPPPMLSPVRPGSGLFSGISGKAKSSEVKSAADRAGDRGDFGETAREKVVHVTPRINVGEEFQANIPNIKSQTLVEKDTHNAVLLWSPTQDLDTPDNQQKVDNLLKMACSSVLPGGGANTEYVLHCLFDCRGDIMNTLEKLLLPTPPRNACSLKTNYHYAGSDRWTLQEKRQLNKALLSHRKDFYLVQKMVKTKSVFQCVEYYYTWKKRLRLGTRVSAALCAPVQDQRGEWMINTTPEQNKEAGGKTREPEMSENPSAVFACEVSQMNEETWTQTNLRLLCSSPAENRSSALTLPLSSASVRSSPSNSTTSGDTESAVVFPCNECGKVFLKVKSRNAHMKTHRQQEDTQLWQFSRVPEQGRAMATPECHSTPLKLPMSLHSFTCDRTAGTKASINDKCSEEIDCPLKTPPVLQSALDYTPS, from the exons ATGAAGATGACAGAAAACCTGTATGAGACGAATCAGTTCACAAACCACACCAACGGGATGTATTTGTTCCAGCACAGCCCAAGTACGCTGGGTGCACCTCACTATGGTGTACCAAACATAAACTCCATCCAGTCATCTCCAATGTCTCCCCGACTCAACCACGAGCTGCTAACATCTCCCGGCACTCCAGGACATGAACTTTCTCCAATGCTTGAGATGCCAAACAGCGGCGGGACTTGGGAATATAATCAGTTTGGAAGGACGTCGTCATGGGGATCTTCTCCTCATGAAGAACTACCCGAGACGTCTCGACTCTATCCGTTCAACATCACGTGTCAGAACAACTCATCAATGACCTGCAAGGACAACGGAAGTGTTCCCCATCCTCAAAGGCTGGACTCGTTCTCAAAGGCCTTCCCCGCGAAAAACATTCAGCTTCTCTTTGACGACGGCAACAGGACCAACGACAAGCACCCAGACAATCACATTTCAGGGGTTTTGCACATGCCTCAAACTCTCCCAGAAGCATCGGACAGGCAACCTTTGGAGTCTCCGGTTTTTAACCCAATGGTCATTCAAGGTCAGTGCGATCAGACCGGCTTCCTTCCATCAGAAAGCCAAAACTCAATGCACGGCCTTTACCAAAACCATCAACAGTTTCACTATGGATACCAGCAACagaaacagaaattaaacaaCATGGAGCAAGTAAACAGGAGTCTGCAAAAACCACAGAGCTCCTGGCATGGCTATCAAAGCCACCCAATGCCATACCCGATGGCCTTGAACCAACAACAAAGAGGTATTTTTGCGAGCAAACCTCACCTGGACTCTCATGAACCGGCTCAATCGCCAACCTATGACCACCGTCAAGACTTCAAAGTCCCAGAGCAGCAGATCTTCCCTTACCAAGACCAGCAACACCTTCGTTCGCTTTCCCAACCTGGCAATCCTTACCTCGCGCAAGATCACATGCAATCGATTCCTGCGAAGCAAAACAACATGTTTAACGATGCTCGTCACTCGGCACCCAGCACACCGGTGTTCTCGAGTCCCAAAGAAGATCAATCCAGCTTCAACTTCCCTCTCAGAAGCGAAGACCTCTGCAGTCCGCTCTACCAAAACAAGAGCGCAGGGGGCTGTAAAACTCTTCCACAGATGACCATGAGGGCAGatatttttcatcatcatctcaCCGCACATGCTCCTCAGTGGTCACag GCTCCTTCACCAGATATTCAAGATGAGGCCATTTCACCTCATTTCAG AGCAGAACCTGGCCTGTCGAGAGAGGACGGATCTCATACAAAGATGAGATGCACTGTTTGTCACAGGGAGTTCAAAAGCCTCCCGGCTCTGAACGGTCACATGCGCTCACATGGAGGTCTGCGGACACACTCCACGCCCCTCAAGATG caGAGAGAGGGGCACATTCACCTGTCTGAGACTGCTCAAAGCAACCCCATCATCTTACCCGTGTCAGTACCCGTCAAGGACTACCAGACCCCAAACAAACTCTCGCTCAGCCATCTGTGCCAGCAGAAAGATGAGGAACAAAGCGCTTTAATTAAGTCTCGTGCACAGTCACCCCTCTCGTTG ATAAAGAGATCTGTCTCGGATGGAGAATGTGCACCAAAGCAGGTGAAAAAGAGGTACCGCCACTGTCTGGTCCCATTGATGATTCCTCCGCCCGGCGCCGGTCAGGAGTCCAGAGGAGCTGTGCTCTTCCGCAGTCAGCTGAGGACGGCGAGTGGCTTGGGAGACGACGTGCCTTACACCCCTCCGCCCATGCTCAGCCCCGTACGCCCGGGATCAGGCCTCTTCAGCGGCATCAGTGGAAAAGCCAAGAGCAGCGAGGTCAAGTCTGCGGCAGACAGAGCTG GCGACAGGGGTGACTTTGGTGAGACTGCAAGAGAGAAAGTGGTTCATGTAACGCC tCGGATAAATGTTGGCGAGGAATTTCAAGCAAATATCCCAAACATTAAGAGTCAAACCCTCGTAGAGAAAGATACCCataatgctgttcttctgtGGTCACCCACCCAAGACCTGGATACCCCTGATAACCAGCAAAAAG tgGACAATCTTTTGAAAATGGCTTGCTCTAGTGTGCTGCCAGGCGGTGGAGCAAACACAGAATACGTCCTGCACTGTCTTTTCGATTGCAGAGGAGATATTATG AATACCCTTGAAAAGCTTCTCCTGCCGACTCCGCCGAGAAACGCATGCAGCCTGAAAACAAACTATCATTACGCAG GATCAGACAGATGGACGCTTCAGGAGAAACGCCAGCTGAACAAAGCACTTTTAAGCCATCGCAAAGATTTCTATCTCGTCCAGAAAATG GTCAAGACAAAGTCGGTGTTTCAGTGCGTCGAGTACTATTACACGTGGAAAAAGCGCTTGCGCTTGGGTACGAGAGTCAGCGCGGCTCTGTGCGCACCAGTCCAAGACCAGCGG ggAGAGTGGATGATAAACACCACCccagaacaaaataaagaagCCGGCGGCAAAACCAGGGAGCCTGAAATGTCAGAAAACCCCAGCGCAGTGTTCGCCTGTGAAGTGTCT CAGATGAATGAAGAAACGTGGACCCAGACCAATCTCCGACTGCTCTGCAGCTCTCCGGCTGAAAACAGATCATCCGCGCTGACCCTGCCCTTGAGCTCGGCTTCTGTGAGAAGTTCTCCCTCCAACAGCACCACCAGCGGAGACACTGAATCAGCCGTCGTCTTTCCCTGCAACGAGTGCGGAAA GGTGTTTTTAAAGGTGAAAAGTCGCAATGCCCACATGAAGACACACCGGCAGCAGGAAGACACTCAGTTGTGGCAGTTCTCCAGGGTTCCTGAGCAAGGTCGCGCGATGGCAACGCCCGAATGCCACTCCACACCACTAAAACTACCCATGAGCCTTCATTCTTTTACGTGTGACAGAACTGCAGGCACGAAAGCATCCATAAATGACAAGTGCAGCGAGGAAATCGATTGTCCTCTGAAGACGCCTCCTGTCCTGCAGAGTGCGCTGGACTATACTCCAAGTTAG
- the LOC122362178 gene encoding transcriptional-regulating factor 1 isoform X2 yields MKMTENLYETNQFTNHTNGMYLFQHSPSTLGAPHYGVPNINSIQSSPMSPRLNHELLTSPGTPGHELSPMLEMPNSGGTWEYNQFGRTSSWGSSPHEELPETSRLYPFNITCQNNSSMTCKDNGSVPHPQRLDSFSKAFPAKNIQLLFDDGNRTNDKHPDNHISGVLHMPQTLPEASDRQPLESPVFNPMVIQGQCDQTGFLPSESQNSMHGLYQNHQQFHYGYQQQKQKLNNMEQVNRSLQKPQSSWHGYQSHPMPYPMALNQQQRGIFASKPHLDSHEPAQSPTYDHRQDFKVPEQQIFPYQDQQHLRSLSQPGNPYLAQDHMQSIPAKQNNMFNDARHSAPSTPVFSSPKEDQSSFNFPLRSEDLCSPLYQNKSAGGCKTLPQMTMRADIFHHHLTAHAPQWSQAPSPDIQDEAISPHFRAEPGLSREDGSHTKMRCTVCHREFKSLPALNGHMRSHGGLRTHSTPLKMREGHIHLSETAQSNPIILPVSVPVKDYQTPNKLSLSHLCQQKDEEQSALIKSRAQSPLSLVRNHPSCIKRSVSDGECAPKQVKKRYRHCLVPLMIPPPGAGQESRGAVLFRSQLRTASGLGDDVPYTPPPMLSPVRPGSGLFSGISGKAKSSEVKSAADRAGDRGDFGETAREKVVHVTPRINVGEEFQANIPNIKSQTLVEKDTHNAVLLWSPTQDLDTPDNQQKVDNLLKMACSSVLPGGGANTEYVLHCLFDCRGDIMNTLEKLLLPTPPRNACSLKTNYHYAGSDRWTLQEKRQLNKALLSHRKDFYLVQKMVKTKSVFQCVEYYYTWKKRLRLGTRVSAALCAPVQDQRGEWMINTTPEQNKEAGGKTREPEMSENPSAVFACEVSQMNEETWTQTNLRLLCSSPAENRSSALTLPLSSASVRSSPSNSTTSGDTESAVVFPCNECGKVFLKVKSRNAHMKTHRQQEDTQLWQFSRVPEQGRAMATPECHSTPLKLPMSLHSFTCDRTAGTKASINDKCSEEIDCPLKTPPVLQSALDYTPS; encoded by the exons ATGAAGATGACAGAAAACCTGTATGAGACGAATCAGTTCACAAACCACACCAACGGGATGTATTTGTTCCAGCACAGCCCAAGTACGCTGGGTGCACCTCACTATGGTGTACCAAACATAAACTCCATCCAGTCATCTCCAATGTCTCCCCGACTCAACCACGAGCTGCTAACATCTCCCGGCACTCCAGGACATGAACTTTCTCCAATGCTTGAGATGCCAAACAGCGGCGGGACTTGGGAATATAATCAGTTTGGAAGGACGTCGTCATGGGGATCTTCTCCTCATGAAGAACTACCCGAGACGTCTCGACTCTATCCGTTCAACATCACGTGTCAGAACAACTCATCAATGACCTGCAAGGACAACGGAAGTGTTCCCCATCCTCAAAGGCTGGACTCGTTCTCAAAGGCCTTCCCCGCGAAAAACATTCAGCTTCTCTTTGACGACGGCAACAGGACCAACGACAAGCACCCAGACAATCACATTTCAGGGGTTTTGCACATGCCTCAAACTCTCCCAGAAGCATCGGACAGGCAACCTTTGGAGTCTCCGGTTTTTAACCCAATGGTCATTCAAGGTCAGTGCGATCAGACCGGCTTCCTTCCATCAGAAAGCCAAAACTCAATGCACGGCCTTTACCAAAACCATCAACAGTTTCACTATGGATACCAGCAACagaaacagaaattaaacaaCATGGAGCAAGTAAACAGGAGTCTGCAAAAACCACAGAGCTCCTGGCATGGCTATCAAAGCCACCCAATGCCATACCCGATGGCCTTGAACCAACAACAAAGAGGTATTTTTGCGAGCAAACCTCACCTGGACTCTCATGAACCGGCTCAATCGCCAACCTATGACCACCGTCAAGACTTCAAAGTCCCAGAGCAGCAGATCTTCCCTTACCAAGACCAGCAACACCTTCGTTCGCTTTCCCAACCTGGCAATCCTTACCTCGCGCAAGATCACATGCAATCGATTCCTGCGAAGCAAAACAACATGTTTAACGATGCTCGTCACTCGGCACCCAGCACACCGGTGTTCTCGAGTCCCAAAGAAGATCAATCCAGCTTCAACTTCCCTCTCAGAAGCGAAGACCTCTGCAGTCCGCTCTACCAAAACAAGAGCGCAGGGGGCTGTAAAACTCTTCCACAGATGACCATGAGGGCAGatatttttcatcatcatctcaCCGCACATGCTCCTCAGTGGTCACag GCTCCTTCACCAGATATTCAAGATGAGGCCATTTCACCTCATTTCAG AGCAGAACCTGGCCTGTCGAGAGAGGACGGATCTCATACAAAGATGAGATGCACTGTTTGTCACAGGGAGTTCAAAAGCCTCCCGGCTCTGAACGGTCACATGCGCTCACATGGAGGTCTGCGGACACACTCCACGCCCCTCAAGATG AGAGAGGGGCACATTCACCTGTCTGAGACTGCTCAAAGCAACCCCATCATCTTACCCGTGTCAGTACCCGTCAAGGACTACCAGACCCCAAACAAACTCTCGCTCAGCCATCTGTGCCAGCAGAAAGATGAGGAACAAAGCGCTTTAATTAAGTCTCGTGCACAGTCACCCCTCTCGTTGGTACGAAACCACCCTTCCTGT ATAAAGAGATCTGTCTCGGATGGAGAATGTGCACCAAAGCAGGTGAAAAAGAGGTACCGCCACTGTCTGGTCCCATTGATGATTCCTCCGCCCGGCGCCGGTCAGGAGTCCAGAGGAGCTGTGCTCTTCCGCAGTCAGCTGAGGACGGCGAGTGGCTTGGGAGACGACGTGCCTTACACCCCTCCGCCCATGCTCAGCCCCGTACGCCCGGGATCAGGCCTCTTCAGCGGCATCAGTGGAAAAGCCAAGAGCAGCGAGGTCAAGTCTGCGGCAGACAGAGCTG GCGACAGGGGTGACTTTGGTGAGACTGCAAGAGAGAAAGTGGTTCATGTAACGCC tCGGATAAATGTTGGCGAGGAATTTCAAGCAAATATCCCAAACATTAAGAGTCAAACCCTCGTAGAGAAAGATACCCataatgctgttcttctgtGGTCACCCACCCAAGACCTGGATACCCCTGATAACCAGCAAAAAG tgGACAATCTTTTGAAAATGGCTTGCTCTAGTGTGCTGCCAGGCGGTGGAGCAAACACAGAATACGTCCTGCACTGTCTTTTCGATTGCAGAGGAGATATTATG AATACCCTTGAAAAGCTTCTCCTGCCGACTCCGCCGAGAAACGCATGCAGCCTGAAAACAAACTATCATTACGCAG GATCAGACAGATGGACGCTTCAGGAGAAACGCCAGCTGAACAAAGCACTTTTAAGCCATCGCAAAGATTTCTATCTCGTCCAGAAAATG GTCAAGACAAAGTCGGTGTTTCAGTGCGTCGAGTACTATTACACGTGGAAAAAGCGCTTGCGCTTGGGTACGAGAGTCAGCGCGGCTCTGTGCGCACCAGTCCAAGACCAGCGG ggAGAGTGGATGATAAACACCACCccagaacaaaataaagaagCCGGCGGCAAAACCAGGGAGCCTGAAATGTCAGAAAACCCCAGCGCAGTGTTCGCCTGTGAAGTGTCT CAGATGAATGAAGAAACGTGGACCCAGACCAATCTCCGACTGCTCTGCAGCTCTCCGGCTGAAAACAGATCATCCGCGCTGACCCTGCCCTTGAGCTCGGCTTCTGTGAGAAGTTCTCCCTCCAACAGCACCACCAGCGGAGACACTGAATCAGCCGTCGTCTTTCCCTGCAACGAGTGCGGAAA GGTGTTTTTAAAGGTGAAAAGTCGCAATGCCCACATGAAGACACACCGGCAGCAGGAAGACACTCAGTTGTGGCAGTTCTCCAGGGTTCCTGAGCAAGGTCGCGCGATGGCAACGCCCGAATGCCACTCCACACCACTAAAACTACCCATGAGCCTTCATTCTTTTACGTGTGACAGAACTGCAGGCACGAAAGCATCCATAAATGACAAGTGCAGCGAGGAAATCGATTGTCCTCTGAAGACGCCTCCTGTCCTGCAGAGTGCGCTGGACTATACTCCAAGTTAG
- the LOC122362178 gene encoding transcriptional-regulating factor 1 isoform X1 produces the protein MKMTENLYETNQFTNHTNGMYLFQHSPSTLGAPHYGVPNINSIQSSPMSPRLNHELLTSPGTPGHELSPMLEMPNSGGTWEYNQFGRTSSWGSSPHEELPETSRLYPFNITCQNNSSMTCKDNGSVPHPQRLDSFSKAFPAKNIQLLFDDGNRTNDKHPDNHISGVLHMPQTLPEASDRQPLESPVFNPMVIQGQCDQTGFLPSESQNSMHGLYQNHQQFHYGYQQQKQKLNNMEQVNRSLQKPQSSWHGYQSHPMPYPMALNQQQRGIFASKPHLDSHEPAQSPTYDHRQDFKVPEQQIFPYQDQQHLRSLSQPGNPYLAQDHMQSIPAKQNNMFNDARHSAPSTPVFSSPKEDQSSFNFPLRSEDLCSPLYQNKSAGGCKTLPQMTMRADIFHHHLTAHAPQWSQAPSPDIQDEAISPHFRAEPGLSREDGSHTKMRCTVCHREFKSLPALNGHMRSHGGLRTHSTPLKMQREGHIHLSETAQSNPIILPVSVPVKDYQTPNKLSLSHLCQQKDEEQSALIKSRAQSPLSLVRNHPSCIKRSVSDGECAPKQVKKRYRHCLVPLMIPPPGAGQESRGAVLFRSQLRTASGLGDDVPYTPPPMLSPVRPGSGLFSGISGKAKSSEVKSAADRAGDRGDFGETAREKVVHVTPRINVGEEFQANIPNIKSQTLVEKDTHNAVLLWSPTQDLDTPDNQQKVDNLLKMACSSVLPGGGANTEYVLHCLFDCRGDIMNTLEKLLLPTPPRNACSLKTNYHYAGSDRWTLQEKRQLNKALLSHRKDFYLVQKMVKTKSVFQCVEYYYTWKKRLRLGTRVSAALCAPVQDQRGEWMINTTPEQNKEAGGKTREPEMSENPSAVFACEVSQMNEETWTQTNLRLLCSSPAENRSSALTLPLSSASVRSSPSNSTTSGDTESAVVFPCNECGKVFLKVKSRNAHMKTHRQQEDTQLWQFSRVPEQGRAMATPECHSTPLKLPMSLHSFTCDRTAGTKASINDKCSEEIDCPLKTPPVLQSALDYTPS, from the exons ATGAAGATGACAGAAAACCTGTATGAGACGAATCAGTTCACAAACCACACCAACGGGATGTATTTGTTCCAGCACAGCCCAAGTACGCTGGGTGCACCTCACTATGGTGTACCAAACATAAACTCCATCCAGTCATCTCCAATGTCTCCCCGACTCAACCACGAGCTGCTAACATCTCCCGGCACTCCAGGACATGAACTTTCTCCAATGCTTGAGATGCCAAACAGCGGCGGGACTTGGGAATATAATCAGTTTGGAAGGACGTCGTCATGGGGATCTTCTCCTCATGAAGAACTACCCGAGACGTCTCGACTCTATCCGTTCAACATCACGTGTCAGAACAACTCATCAATGACCTGCAAGGACAACGGAAGTGTTCCCCATCCTCAAAGGCTGGACTCGTTCTCAAAGGCCTTCCCCGCGAAAAACATTCAGCTTCTCTTTGACGACGGCAACAGGACCAACGACAAGCACCCAGACAATCACATTTCAGGGGTTTTGCACATGCCTCAAACTCTCCCAGAAGCATCGGACAGGCAACCTTTGGAGTCTCCGGTTTTTAACCCAATGGTCATTCAAGGTCAGTGCGATCAGACCGGCTTCCTTCCATCAGAAAGCCAAAACTCAATGCACGGCCTTTACCAAAACCATCAACAGTTTCACTATGGATACCAGCAACagaaacagaaattaaacaaCATGGAGCAAGTAAACAGGAGTCTGCAAAAACCACAGAGCTCCTGGCATGGCTATCAAAGCCACCCAATGCCATACCCGATGGCCTTGAACCAACAACAAAGAGGTATTTTTGCGAGCAAACCTCACCTGGACTCTCATGAACCGGCTCAATCGCCAACCTATGACCACCGTCAAGACTTCAAAGTCCCAGAGCAGCAGATCTTCCCTTACCAAGACCAGCAACACCTTCGTTCGCTTTCCCAACCTGGCAATCCTTACCTCGCGCAAGATCACATGCAATCGATTCCTGCGAAGCAAAACAACATGTTTAACGATGCTCGTCACTCGGCACCCAGCACACCGGTGTTCTCGAGTCCCAAAGAAGATCAATCCAGCTTCAACTTCCCTCTCAGAAGCGAAGACCTCTGCAGTCCGCTCTACCAAAACAAGAGCGCAGGGGGCTGTAAAACTCTTCCACAGATGACCATGAGGGCAGatatttttcatcatcatctcaCCGCACATGCTCCTCAGTGGTCACag GCTCCTTCACCAGATATTCAAGATGAGGCCATTTCACCTCATTTCAG AGCAGAACCTGGCCTGTCGAGAGAGGACGGATCTCATACAAAGATGAGATGCACTGTTTGTCACAGGGAGTTCAAAAGCCTCCCGGCTCTGAACGGTCACATGCGCTCACATGGAGGTCTGCGGACACACTCCACGCCCCTCAAGATG caGAGAGAGGGGCACATTCACCTGTCTGAGACTGCTCAAAGCAACCCCATCATCTTACCCGTGTCAGTACCCGTCAAGGACTACCAGACCCCAAACAAACTCTCGCTCAGCCATCTGTGCCAGCAGAAAGATGAGGAACAAAGCGCTTTAATTAAGTCTCGTGCACAGTCACCCCTCTCGTTGGTACGAAACCACCCTTCCTGT ATAAAGAGATCTGTCTCGGATGGAGAATGTGCACCAAAGCAGGTGAAAAAGAGGTACCGCCACTGTCTGGTCCCATTGATGATTCCTCCGCCCGGCGCCGGTCAGGAGTCCAGAGGAGCTGTGCTCTTCCGCAGTCAGCTGAGGACGGCGAGTGGCTTGGGAGACGACGTGCCTTACACCCCTCCGCCCATGCTCAGCCCCGTACGCCCGGGATCAGGCCTCTTCAGCGGCATCAGTGGAAAAGCCAAGAGCAGCGAGGTCAAGTCTGCGGCAGACAGAGCTG GCGACAGGGGTGACTTTGGTGAGACTGCAAGAGAGAAAGTGGTTCATGTAACGCC tCGGATAAATGTTGGCGAGGAATTTCAAGCAAATATCCCAAACATTAAGAGTCAAACCCTCGTAGAGAAAGATACCCataatgctgttcttctgtGGTCACCCACCCAAGACCTGGATACCCCTGATAACCAGCAAAAAG tgGACAATCTTTTGAAAATGGCTTGCTCTAGTGTGCTGCCAGGCGGTGGAGCAAACACAGAATACGTCCTGCACTGTCTTTTCGATTGCAGAGGAGATATTATG AATACCCTTGAAAAGCTTCTCCTGCCGACTCCGCCGAGAAACGCATGCAGCCTGAAAACAAACTATCATTACGCAG GATCAGACAGATGGACGCTTCAGGAGAAACGCCAGCTGAACAAAGCACTTTTAAGCCATCGCAAAGATTTCTATCTCGTCCAGAAAATG GTCAAGACAAAGTCGGTGTTTCAGTGCGTCGAGTACTATTACACGTGGAAAAAGCGCTTGCGCTTGGGTACGAGAGTCAGCGCGGCTCTGTGCGCACCAGTCCAAGACCAGCGG ggAGAGTGGATGATAAACACCACCccagaacaaaataaagaagCCGGCGGCAAAACCAGGGAGCCTGAAATGTCAGAAAACCCCAGCGCAGTGTTCGCCTGTGAAGTGTCT CAGATGAATGAAGAAACGTGGACCCAGACCAATCTCCGACTGCTCTGCAGCTCTCCGGCTGAAAACAGATCATCCGCGCTGACCCTGCCCTTGAGCTCGGCTTCTGTGAGAAGTTCTCCCTCCAACAGCACCACCAGCGGAGACACTGAATCAGCCGTCGTCTTTCCCTGCAACGAGTGCGGAAA GGTGTTTTTAAAGGTGAAAAGTCGCAATGCCCACATGAAGACACACCGGCAGCAGGAAGACACTCAGTTGTGGCAGTTCTCCAGGGTTCCTGAGCAAGGTCGCGCGATGGCAACGCCCGAATGCCACTCCACACCACTAAAACTACCCATGAGCCTTCATTCTTTTACGTGTGACAGAACTGCAGGCACGAAAGCATCCATAAATGACAAGTGCAGCGAGGAAATCGATTGTCCTCTGAAGACGCCTCCTGTCCTGCAGAGTGCGCTGGACTATACTCCAAGTTAG